In the genome of Candidatus Schekmanbacteria bacterium, the window CAGCATTATGGGGCTCCGGAATATTCAGTATAATGATGTCGTATTTCTCTTTGCTTCTTGCAAGAAAATACCTTCCATCCAATGCGTATTTTTTAAGTCTCTTGTCTGAGAGGATTTTTGGGAAAAACTTTTTTGCATATTCTTCTGATGCCTTTATCAGTTGAGGGTCTATATCTACATAGTGGAGAGAATCAATAGGATAATTGAGGATTTTTTTTATCAATCCTGTTAATGCACCACCTATCAAAAGAACTTTTTTGGGGTTGTTTGTTTGGTTCATTATAAAATTAGCAGTCATTGAAAAGCCATATTCATCTTTCAATGTTCCGGAATATTCTCCATTGAGATAAAAATTTATCTGTCCATTCCTTTCTCCAATAGCAATATTCTGATATTTCGTATCGATTGACTTTATGAGCTTTGTATCAGGCGCGACAGCCTTCCAGCGTGAGTTGATTAGGTAGTCATTTATTTTTTTTACGGCTCCGAAGGAGTAGCCGATTATTATTAAAAATATCAATACAGTTGCAGCATAAATGCGGGATTTTTTCTCTTCCTTTTCTATTGATAGAAATACAGCAAGAAGGGAAAATTCGATGATGATAGTTAGAATTTCAAATGAAGAAAAAAAGTTTATTAGAATAAATGTAAAGGCAACTCCTCCAAAAAGACTGCCTGCCGATTCAAAAACGTAAATCCATTGAATAGGATTTTTATTATCAGCGGATTTTTCTTTTTTTGCTTTGCAAAGAAGCGGGAAAATCAATCCTGTTTGAAGGCTTGATAAAGGTATTAAAGTAAAAGAGATTAAGAAAAGTTTTGCAAATGAGAAATATTCGCCTGCCTCGATATTTAAAATTTCGCGAGAGCTCCTAATCAGTGACAGAATGAAAAATGATAGAAAAGGCATAAAGGTGAGAATATAGAGAAGGATTGATTCCCATTTAGGGCTTCTAATCTGCGACGAAATAAAGGCGCCTGCGTAAATGCCTGTGAGCCATCCTGCCAGGACCAGCGCAATGGAAAGCTCGTTTCCAAATGACACCACTAAAAATTCTCTGATGATTACGGACTGCAAAATTATTGCGAAAACTCCCGTTGTGAATGCAAGAAAAGATATTGATGATTTCTTACTTTTCATCTGTAATATAATCAAGTGTTATCATTAACCTTAAAGAATTTTGTCTTTAATACCTACTTATACATTACCTTTATGTGAGATTTATCTACGCAAACAGGGAGACGCAATGTTCGCCGAAGCATTCGGCATTACAAAGAATATTTGAAAATTTCCTTCGATTTTCCACAATTGATGAAATATCATCATTAAATATATTTCCTAAATGAAGGTCTTCTCTATGAAAACAGGGAACAAGTTTGCCATCACAGTTTAAAACCATTATGTCAGTACCCATAGGACAGAATTGCGGTTTTTCTTTTCGCCCTGAAAAAAAAGATAGGAAAAGGTTTGCATATTCGATGCAATTATAGGCATTAGACCATTCCAAAATTTCTTCCCTAAACTTTTTGAACAAATCCTTTCTTTCATTGAAGAGATGTCTCAAAGAAAGTTCTTTAAATTGCTTTGAATAATGTGGAATAAAAGCATGTTGGAGAATCAATCCTCGTCCAAGTTTTTTTGCTATTTTTACTGCTTTGCCTGCAAGTTTATAATTGGGAATTGTAAGTGTAAATATGAATGTTAGAGGAAGACTGATCTTTGATGAGGTGGTAAACATTTTATCTTCAAGCAAATGTTCATCATCTTTTTCAATATGCAGAGAGACAGAAATTGATGAAATGCCTTTTTGAGTAATTTCATCGATTTTCTCGTCTGTCAGAAGATCGCCATTTGTTATCAAAAGTGAATATAGTCCTTCTCTTGCAAGATTTTCAATCAACACAGGTAATTCTTTAAAAAGAAGTGGTTCGCCTCCTGTCAATATGACACTTTGCAAGCCCTTCATTTTTAAAGGGGAGATAAATGACATTATTGAATCTGTTGTCAAATACTGTTGTCTTTTCTTCTGATGTCCGGTATTGTAAAAACAATATGGACATTCTTTTGTGCATTGAGAATTCAATATGACAAAGATTGCTTCCATAATTTCCCTATAACTGAAATTGTTTTTGCCTTTTGAAGAGTTTAAAAAAAAATTATAATAAAAAAAACAAAAACTAAATATGAGGTGGAAAAAATGGCAAATGAAAAAAAGACTTTAAGTTTTGATGAAAAAATTGACCCCTCTCACACAGCTGTGGTCATAGTCGATGTTCAAAATATGTTCTGCCGCGGTCCTCTTCAGAATGTAACAGGTGTTGTCATTGAACCAATAAAAAATTTTTTGGAAAAAGCAAGGGAAAGCGGAGTTCCAATAATTTTCATTCAGCAGGATATTAAGGCATTCAGAGATTTTTCATTGACTAAAGAGCTTTTTGACAGGCATGGAAGAGCAGAAATCTTTAAGGAAGACTTTGACTTTGAAAGCGCAGGAAAACTTTGTATCGAGCCCCAACCTGGTGATTTTGTTATCAGAAAGACTACATACAGCTCCTTTTTTGAAACAGAACTTGAAAATAAGTTAAGGGAGTTGGGAATCAAGACAATAATCGCAACAGGTGTAGCTACTAATGTTTGTGTTGAAACTACTGTGCGCTCTGCGTTTATGCATGGTTACTATGCCGTTATACCCGAAGATTTGACTGCCTCATATGAC includes:
- a CDS encoding radical SAM protein; protein product: MEAIFVILNSQCTKECPYCFYNTGHQKKRQQYLTTDSIMSFISPLKMKGLQSVILTGGEPLLFKELPVLIENLAREGLYSLLITNGDLLTDEKIDEITQKGISSISVSLHIEKDDEHLLEDKMFTTSSKISLPLTFIFTLTIPNYKLAGKAVKIAKKLGRGLILQHAFIPHYSKQFKELSLRHLFNERKDLFKKFREEILEWSNAYNCIEYANLFLSFFSGRKEKPQFCPMGTDIMVLNCDGKLVPCFHREDLHLGNIFNDDISSIVENRRKFSNILCNAECFGEHCVSLFA
- a CDS encoding cysteine hydrolase, whose amino-acid sequence is MANEKKTLSFDEKIDPSHTAVVIVDVQNMFCRGPLQNVTGVVIEPIKNFLEKARESGVPIIFIQQDIKAFRDFSLTKELFDRHGRAEIFKEDFDFESAGKLCIEPQPGDFVIRKTTYSSFFETELENKLRELGIKTIIATGVATNVCVETTVRSAFMHGYYAVIPEDLTASYDPELRKAALINMDQNFGEVCKSDKIIDSWKNRE